In a single window of the Papaver somniferum cultivar HN1 chromosome 8, ASM357369v1, whole genome shotgun sequence genome:
- the LOC113301123 gene encoding peptidyl-prolyl cis-trans isomerase FKBP42-like, which translates to MDDEQVQDQQNQSPGGSDVDEEITAEGAAFVHGDSLQDSTGPPDSDSKVEILHEHVKKQLIKEGHRQKPTKYSTCFLHYRAWTKSTQHKFEDTWNEQRPVELIIGKEKTEMTGLAIGVSSMTAGERCLLHVGWQLAYGKEGSFSFPNVPPQADVSYEVELIGFDETKEGKARGDMTVEERIGTADRRKMEGNNLFKDDKLDEAMQQYEMAIAYMGDDFMFQLFGKYRDMALAVKNPCHLNMAACLIKLKRFEEAIGQCSIVLAEEETNVKALFRRGKAKSELGQTDAAREDFLKASKYAPEDKAIAKELRLLVEHDKAVYQKQKEMYKGIYGKRPEPKKEINQKKNLVTVIWLWILSLFRRFFKPEKQRVD; encoded by the exons ATGGATGATGAACAAGTTCAAGATCAACAGAATCAATCACCTGGTG GttcagatgttgatgaggaaataACCGCTGAAGGTGCTGCCTTTGTACATGGGGATTCACTCCAGGATTCTACGGGTCCCCCTGATTCTGATTCAAAAGTTGAAATTCTTCACGAACATGTTAAGAAACAACTTATCAAGGAAGGACATAGGCAGAAGCCAACAAAATATTCGACATGCTTTT TGCACTACAGGGCATGGACCAAAAGCACCCAGCACAAGTTTGAGGACACATGGAATGAACAGAGACCAGTAGAACTTATAATAGGAAAAG AGAAAACTGAGATGACAGGACTGGCAATTGGTGTGTCGAGCATGACAGCTGGTGAACGTTGTCTGCTGCATGTTGGTTGGCAATTAGCTTATGGCAAAGAAGGAAGCTTTTCTTTTCCAAATGTTCCTCCTCAGGCAGATGTCTCATACGAAGTTGAGCTTAttggttttgatgaaaccaaagaa GGGAAAGCACGTGGTGACATGACTGTGGAGGAAAGGATTGGAACAGCTGATCGAAGAAAAATGGAGGGAAATAATCTTTTCAAGGATGACAAACTAGATGAAGCTATGCAACAATATGAAATG GCTATAGCATACATGGGAGACGACTTCATGTTCCAACTATTCGGGAAGTATCGTGACATGGCCTTGGCTGTTAAGAATCCATGTCATCTAAATATGGCTGCTTGCTTAATAAAGCTCAAGCGATTTGAAGAAGCCATTGGTCAGTGCAGCATT GTGTTGGCAGAAGAAGAAACCAACGTAAAAGCGCTATTCAGGCGAGGAAAAGCTAAATCAGAACTAGGCCAGACTGATGCTGCACGAGAAGATTTTCTTAAAGCCAGTAAATATGCACCTGAAGATAAGGCAATTGCGAAGGAGCTAAGGTTACTTGTGGAGCATGACAAGGCAGTTTATCAGAAACAAAAAGAGATGTATAAGGGAATTTACGGAAAAAGACCTGAACCCAAGAAAGAAATCAATCAGAAGAAGAATCTGGTCACAGTAATCTGGTTATGGATATTATCCCTGTTCCGTCGCTTTTTCAAGCCCGAAAAGCAAAGAGTTGACTAA